The sequence AAGAAAGGGTTAGACCACCAAGATTTCTTTGGATGCTGGCTACTATGTTAAGAATGAAGCAAGTGAAAGTGAGCTGACAGACCTTCCAAATGACAGTCAGGCAACCAATCAGTTACACATTCACTATTGTAATACAACCAAAGGTAAATGCATTATGTCTGATCTGGTTTATATGTATACAACAAACCATAGCTACATCTGCATGTGGCAGAAAAAAGTATTATTTCTATTGGCGTGCATAGAATTGCTAGGATACAGTTGTGGATGCACTGGCAGTACCACAAAAttctatattatattaatgaatTTGTTTTTAGAATGAACATGAGTATTAAGAGTATTATATGTCAATACATTAATAATTGCACACATAGAACTGTTTTGAGAaatagttgatttttttttggatgtaatagttgaaataatttaatatcCATCATTGTGAATTTTTTCTATGATCTAGCCATTTCTGTTTTGATATGATATTTATTTTACAATGAGTTTTTGATAGCAAGTCATGAACATATATCTTGATTTGATTGACTTGATTAAGAATAAAAATAACAGTATGaagctttttttccttttcacaaTTTTGGGCAGAAATGTAAATATTCCTTTCAGCTTCTATTAATATCCCTATTAGATTGTAACAGAAACTGGGATTTGCAATGGATGTCGTAGTGGGACTGAAAGGATATCGATAGTTAACTAATTTTATCGTCTTTAATGTTCAAGGACAACATCAATGGGAGGAAGCATGAGGTTGTGATTTAGGAAACAGTTCCATACCATTGTTCTGTTTTGATGTTTACATTTTCCATGAGGTCAAAACCTTAACCTGAACCTCAAGATTTATTTTTGAACACAAAACTTAGTTTGAAACCTCTCAAAAGGCAGAATTTTCCCAATGAATGAGGCACGATCAAGTTATGTAAACCTCAATCCAAACTTTCAGAAAGAAGATACACTGGCATGCTGAATAAATCCAGCAAACTAGATCTTTACTTGTCACCTGATATCTTACCTTTTTGAGCCTTCATTGTGTGCCTTAGATGACAGATGTTCGAGCATCAAAGATGGTTTCCTTTGTTGTAGCCTCTAGCGGTGCTACTTTTAGCTCTATCCCTCTAActttattccttttctttttgagaCAATCTACGAGCACCATTAATCATTTCAACAAAAGGACAAAAAAATTAGCAACCATGTCAAATACTTTGGAAAGCGCAACTACTAGCAAAGATTAAGTCCCAGGGACATTAGGATCGGCCACCTTCTCCAAGTTTTCGAACAAAACTATCCTAACATTCAATTTGGCACATTCCATGACATCCCCCAAGTGTCGGGATGGGGCAGGATAGTGGCACATTCTATTCTATGGAAAAACTAGGATGGCCCCATCTCATGAGACTTGACTCGTTGACCACTAGTCTATAGCCTTGTTTGCCATCCCCCTGATGTTATTAATCCGCTTCAACCTCTGCAATTATACTGTTCCCATCTTATGATTATCCTACTCTTCAGGTCCCAGCATTCTAATTTACAAAATAAAGGTAGTTTAATGCCTTTTGTATTCTCTTTTATTAATTGTAAATATGAATTTTGGTAGTTCTATGTCCTTTATAAGTAAATTTTGAAATTGCTTAGCACTTATCCTTGTGTGAATTATCTGGAAATTGTTTGTGGAAACTAGGTTGGCATGCTATAGCCTCAGGGCAATACGACTATAACGAGCTATAAGAAGTTTTCTTTGTGCCTCTGAGGCTGCATCCTTTAGGTTTTTGCATCTTAGACATATAGAAGCAGAGGGGGTGTTAGGTCCTTATGTGAGACCAAGTAACAATGTATAAGTGTAAAATTCCTTTCAAGATGAAGATCATAAGTTCTAGAAAAAGGGTCGTTTTTGTTAAAGCATCTAAATTGATAAAGCATATATAATAAGGAAAGTAGGTATACAGGAACTAGCCATATCTTGAAATGAGAATAAATCAACAAAGCTGCAAAACTTGCTCGTGTATAGAGTGACAAAAGGTTCTAAGACTATAAATAGATCAAATAAgcaatttaaatctgaaattaaTTGAGAATCAAGAGATAGAGCCCCTTGGGTGTGTTCTTCACATGTTCCATTAGGGCTCGTTtcgttcgcgggaagcattttccttcgtaggaatatgattcctgggaaacaaattcctaggaagaggatgcctaggaaagtacttttggcatgtttggttgaccatgggaaagtgacaaatttccaaggtgcttatgtttggttggccatccactttcctaggaaagttatatataattcctattatgcccttaataaaaattaggtttttaatgcctctttaatgcttctttaatgctgaaaggactttttgggaaaaagtaaaaatgtagtgattcccgcctcatgggaaagtaactttcccatgtttctcaggggaaagactttcccatgaaatgtgggaatcacatttccatgggaatataactttcccttctctctcctttgaaaactccaaccaaacaagaggcatctcattactttcccgttgaccacactttccccccttcttttcccgcgaaccaaacgagcccttagtagTAGTATTTCCTAGGAAGCATGATTCCTCTGTTTGAACAAAATGAAGATGCCAAAGTGATTACAACTCTGCAGCACCTAACACTTCTTTAAAGCATGAAATAAGCTGGCCATGACTTTTTAGCAATGTATCCGAGAAATAATTCCTCTGTCATTGAATAGAATCAAGGGGCATGGGGCAGTTTACATTAGCAACAATGAACTTTCgcattattatttctttttatagTTTTAACTGGGATTTGAAGCACATAATATAATCTTAGAAGGCTAAGTTTTTGCTTTGTAGTTAGATCCAAAACTCACATTGTAAGAAATTAAGAATTATATTAGTATGATACAGGAAGATGTGTGTCACCTCCTATACCTTGTGGTGATGTCAAAATTAAAACAGAAGATAATGCAGTCCCAATTTGTATAATTGGTTCATCCACCAGATAATATGAAGGCTATGTCTTGAGAAGATGACCTGTGACAACAGAAGAAGAGCAATAGTACGGGAAGCTGCCAACTCTTTCACCTCTATATTTCTTTGTACGATTATGCGCATGACAGCAATGAATGTTTCCAGGACATATATGCTGGTGAGTCGTATGTTTTACTCCACAtagatatttaaaataaatgagCACATACTTTGCATGAATGCAGGTTATTGTCCTatactaaatctattttatcacTCAAGGGCAGGTGTTTTTCCAGGGCTTAACCTTACATTATGATACATATATCTTTACGTTCTTATTCTGCTCTCAAAATATGGAACATTTACTTCTCACTTCCAGTTGAATGGTCAGGTGCCTTTAGATAaattttgttagccttatcttCCTTTCATTTTCCATGCCATACTCTTCTTCCTTTCAACTAGTATGGTGCAATGCTCTCtgtttgtatttatttttcacTATGTTTAGTTTTCTTCAATACTATTGAAGGACAGCTTTTGGAGTTCGAATAAGCTATTTGGGGCATTGCTGTAATATCGCATTCATGAGATCATGTCACCttaaaaaaaattggctttTTTAATTGGCCACTTCCCTGTACAATGTTATGGCAGTTAAGAATTCCAAGAATGTTGATTTTTATTGTGGATTTATTAACTACATGCAGTGGTTCCCTGTTTGGTTTTCGCATGCACATCTTCCTCGCAGAAGAGCTAATGTGGTCCTCCGAGACCCAAATGGCAAGGCTTGGGTGGTTGTCTACATTCCAAGCTCAAGGGACCATTTATCTGGAGGTTGGTCTGCCTTCGCACGTGGCAACAACCTGGAGGAAGGAGATTATTGTGTTTTCGAGGTTGCGGGTCCAGTTGAAATGCGTTTCCACATTTTCAGGTGGTTGCGGAGATCACTACTCTGTTTAGGATGCAAAGGATGCAGGAGATGTGTTATCTTTGTGGAGCTATCGAAGAAATATAACAGAGCCAATGTAGGAaaggatgaagaaaattatCATTTGATATGTATTCTCTAACTTAATGTAACCAGTGTCCTTGCCTTTGATCCACATGTTAATGTTCTGCTGTTTTATATTTCCCTTGTTCTGGCATCTTGACTTGACATTCTTTTGAAATATATGTAGAAAGTTGCAAATGGGTATTCAGTACTGAATTAACTCTTCCTCAAAATGCTTAAAAGGTGAGATTGTATTATGGATTTACATTGGCATCTTATTACATAAAGAGAATCTTTCAAACAACATAGCTTAATTTAGATGTGTATATGAATTAAACATTTTCTAATTCCATTCTCGAATTGGAGCCTATGCTTCTTTGCTGCTTAGGCAAAGGACTTGCCTAAACTGTTGATATcgcatattatttagattttattgATCGAGTGGATATGATTCAGATCAATCCTTCTTTTTATGGATAGCCCTAGCTGAAAGTTTtgccttttcctctcttttttcttatcCAAATTCGCCATTCAGGTCTAT is a genomic window of Phoenix dactylifera cultivar Barhee BC4 chromosome 4, palm_55x_up_171113_PBpolish2nd_filt_p, whole genome shotgun sequence containing:
- the LOC103721366 gene encoding B3 domain-containing protein Os01g0723500-like; amino-acid sequence: MTCDNRRRAIVREAANSFTSIFLCTIMRMTAMNVSRTYMLWFPVWFSHAHLPRRRANVVLRDPNGKAWVVVYIPSSRDHLSGGWSAFARGNNLEEGDYCVFEVAGPVEMRFHIFRWLRRSLLCLGCKGCRRCVIFVELSKKYNRANVGKDEENYHLICIL